From the Balearica regulorum gibbericeps isolate bBalReg1 chromosome 4, bBalReg1.pri, whole genome shotgun sequence genome, one window contains:
- the LOC104638781 gene encoding uncharacterized protein LOC104638781 isoform X1 gives MFRGQRGLPRHAGGGEPGGMRSSVQHPGYWHQEQECRSWNDSDSLVFDEYQCRHLDQWLESSTTPEYSRPLSSCTDWEGRIEEGETMRTSNRKMTNDCANPAERETDEVVLRRRQKQINFGKNTLAYDRYIKEVPKNQRIPGVHPRTPNKFKKYSRRSWDQQIRLWKIALHAWDPPTEETWDLQPVSTEPSGSSQEWFCKDRDVSDSLVFDEKQKRNECEDESRQADYTPESSCSPDSSPVWKRRKRNNSDSSVVSKSKNHYMHMYHTLESLTESGRQEAFSKCSEWEAFGENDEVMTVQHGIEINYLVLCSDPIPASCSSGWNNQKQKKTNFFLPDSKTCRDTDCRLERLKLCSSFLEGRQPEYPERGWGCASGEDRIMRKKI, from the exons ATGTTCCGTGGGCAGCGGGGCCTGCCGCGCCacgccggcggcggggagccggGCGGGATGCGCAG TTCTGTGCAACATCCAGGCTACTGGCATCAAGAACAGGAATGTAGAAGCTGGAATGATTCAGATTCTTTGGTGTTTGATGAATATCAATGTAGACATTTAGACCAATGGCTGGAGAG CTCTACAACACCAGAATATTCTAGGCCTCTTTCTAGTTGCACCGACTGGGAAGGTAGAATTGAAGAAGGCGAAACAATGAGGAcatcaaatagaaaaatgacaaa TGATTGTGCTAATCCAGCTGAAAGGGAAACAGATGAAGTGGTTCTGAGGAGAAGACAAAAACAGATCAATTTTGGAAAGAATACCCTTGCATATGACAGATATATTAAAGAAGTTCCCAA GAATCAGCGAATACCAGGAGTTCATCCTAGAACTCCCAACAAATTTAAGAAGTACAGCCGTAGATCCTGGGACCAGCAGATCAGGCTGTGGAAGATAGCACTGCATGCCTGGGATCCTCCTACTGAAGAAACCTGGGATTTGCAGCCAGT TAGTACAGAACCCTCAGGCAGTTCCCAAGAATGGTTCTGCAAAGATCGGGATGTTTCTGACTCCCTTGTATttgatgaaaagcagaagagaaatgagTGTGAAGATGAAAGCAGACAGGCTGACTACACACCAGAAAG TTCCTGTTCTCCTGATTCTTCTCCGGTATGGAAACGCAGAAAACGAAACAATTCTGACTCCTCTGTGGTTTCGAAGAGCAAAAACCATTACATGCATATGTACCACACGCTGGAAAG TCTTACTGAATCTGGACGTCAGGAGGCTTTTTCGAAGTGCTCCGAGTGGGAAGCCTTTGGTGAAAATGATGAAGTAATGACAGTACAACATGGTATAGAAATAAA TTATTTGGTTTTATGCAGTGACCCAATTCCTGCCAGTTGTTCTTCAGGATGGAAcaatcagaaacagaaaaaaaccaacttcttTCTGCCTGACAGCAAAACTTGCCGAGATACAGActgcaggctggagag gcTTAAACTTTGTAGCAGTTTTTTGGAAGGACGTCAGCCAGAATACCCTGAAAGAGGATGGGGATGTGCAAGTGGTGAAGATagaataatgaggaaaaaaatttaa
- the LOC104638781 gene encoding uncharacterized protein LOC104638781 isoform X2 yields the protein MFRGQRGLPRHAGGGEPGGMRSSVQHPGYWHQEQECRSWNDSDSLVFDEYQCRHLDQWLESSTTPEYSRPLSSCTDWEGRIEEGETMRTSNRKMTNDCANPAERETDEVVLRRRQKQINFGKNTLAYDRYIKEVPKNQRIPGVHPRTPNKFKKYSRRSWDQQIRLWKIALHAWDPPTEETWDLQPVSTEPSGSSQEWFCKDRDVSDSLVFDEKQKRNECEDESRQADYTPESSCSPDSSPVWKRRKRNNSDSSVVSKSKNHYMHMYHTLESLTESGRQEAFSKCSEWEAFGENDEVMTVQHGIEINDPIPASCSSGWNNQKQKKTNFFLPDSKTCRDTDCRLERLKLCSSFLEGRQPEYPERGWGCASGEDRIMRKKI from the exons ATGTTCCGTGGGCAGCGGGGCCTGCCGCGCCacgccggcggcggggagccggGCGGGATGCGCAG TTCTGTGCAACATCCAGGCTACTGGCATCAAGAACAGGAATGTAGAAGCTGGAATGATTCAGATTCTTTGGTGTTTGATGAATATCAATGTAGACATTTAGACCAATGGCTGGAGAG CTCTACAACACCAGAATATTCTAGGCCTCTTTCTAGTTGCACCGACTGGGAAGGTAGAATTGAAGAAGGCGAAACAATGAGGAcatcaaatagaaaaatgacaaa TGATTGTGCTAATCCAGCTGAAAGGGAAACAGATGAAGTGGTTCTGAGGAGAAGACAAAAACAGATCAATTTTGGAAAGAATACCCTTGCATATGACAGATATATTAAAGAAGTTCCCAA GAATCAGCGAATACCAGGAGTTCATCCTAGAACTCCCAACAAATTTAAGAAGTACAGCCGTAGATCCTGGGACCAGCAGATCAGGCTGTGGAAGATAGCACTGCATGCCTGGGATCCTCCTACTGAAGAAACCTGGGATTTGCAGCCAGT TAGTACAGAACCCTCAGGCAGTTCCCAAGAATGGTTCTGCAAAGATCGGGATGTTTCTGACTCCCTTGTATttgatgaaaagcagaagagaaatgagTGTGAAGATGAAAGCAGACAGGCTGACTACACACCAGAAAG TTCCTGTTCTCCTGATTCTTCTCCGGTATGGAAACGCAGAAAACGAAACAATTCTGACTCCTCTGTGGTTTCGAAGAGCAAAAACCATTACATGCATATGTACCACACGCTGGAAAG TCTTACTGAATCTGGACGTCAGGAGGCTTTTTCGAAGTGCTCCGAGTGGGAAGCCTTTGGTGAAAATGATGAAGTAATGACAGTACAACATGGTATAGAAATAAA TGACCCAATTCCTGCCAGTTGTTCTTCAGGATGGAAcaatcagaaacagaaaaaaaccaacttcttTCTGCCTGACAGCAAAACTTGCCGAGATACAGActgcaggctggagag gcTTAAACTTTGTAGCAGTTTTTTGGAAGGACGTCAGCCAGAATACCCTGAAAGAGGATGGGGATGTGCAAGTGGTGAAGATagaataatgaggaaaaaaatttaa
- the LOC104638781 gene encoding uncharacterized protein LOC104638781 isoform X3, whose protein sequence is MFRGQRGLPRHAGGGEPGGMRSSVQHPGYWHQEQECRSWNDSDSLVFDEYQCRHLDQWLESSTTPEYSRPLSSCTDWEGRIEEGETMRTSNRKMTNDCANPAERETDEVVLRRRQKQINFGKNTLAYDRYIKEVPKNQRIPGVHPRTPNKFKKYSRRSWDQQIRLWKIALHAWDPPTEETWDLQPVTEPSGSSQEWFCKDRDVSDSLVFDEKQKRNECEDESRQADYTPESSCSPDSSPVWKRRKRNNSDSSVVSKSKNHYMHMYHTLESLTESGRQEAFSKCSEWEAFGENDEVMTVQHGIEINDPIPASCSSGWNNQKQKKTNFFLPDSKTCRDTDCRLERLKLCSSFLEGRQPEYPERGWGCASGEDRIMRKKI, encoded by the exons ATGTTCCGTGGGCAGCGGGGCCTGCCGCGCCacgccggcggcggggagccggGCGGGATGCGCAG TTCTGTGCAACATCCAGGCTACTGGCATCAAGAACAGGAATGTAGAAGCTGGAATGATTCAGATTCTTTGGTGTTTGATGAATATCAATGTAGACATTTAGACCAATGGCTGGAGAG CTCTACAACACCAGAATATTCTAGGCCTCTTTCTAGTTGCACCGACTGGGAAGGTAGAATTGAAGAAGGCGAAACAATGAGGAcatcaaatagaaaaatgacaaa TGATTGTGCTAATCCAGCTGAAAGGGAAACAGATGAAGTGGTTCTGAGGAGAAGACAAAAACAGATCAATTTTGGAAAGAATACCCTTGCATATGACAGATATATTAAAGAAGTTCCCAA GAATCAGCGAATACCAGGAGTTCATCCTAGAACTCCCAACAAATTTAAGAAGTACAGCCGTAGATCCTGGGACCAGCAGATCAGGCTGTGGAAGATAGCACTGCATGCCTGGGATCCTCCTACTGAAGAAACCTGGGATTTGCAGCCAGT TACAGAACCCTCAGGCAGTTCCCAAGAATGGTTCTGCAAAGATCGGGATGTTTCTGACTCCCTTGTATttgatgaaaagcagaagagaaatgagTGTGAAGATGAAAGCAGACAGGCTGACTACACACCAGAAAG TTCCTGTTCTCCTGATTCTTCTCCGGTATGGAAACGCAGAAAACGAAACAATTCTGACTCCTCTGTGGTTTCGAAGAGCAAAAACCATTACATGCATATGTACCACACGCTGGAAAG TCTTACTGAATCTGGACGTCAGGAGGCTTTTTCGAAGTGCTCCGAGTGGGAAGCCTTTGGTGAAAATGATGAAGTAATGACAGTACAACATGGTATAGAAATAAA TGACCCAATTCCTGCCAGTTGTTCTTCAGGATGGAAcaatcagaaacagaaaaaaaccaacttcttTCTGCCTGACAGCAAAACTTGCCGAGATACAGActgcaggctggagag gcTTAAACTTTGTAGCAGTTTTTTGGAAGGACGTCAGCCAGAATACCCTGAAAGAGGATGGGGATGTGCAAGTGGTGAAGATagaataatgaggaaaaaaatttaa